The genomic DNA AAAActtttcccacaggtgttgcACAAAAatggcttctcacctgtgtggctCCTCATATGAACATTCAATGGCGTTGTGTAACGAAATCTTTTCCCACAGATGCTGCATGAATAAggcttctcccctgtgtggatcctcataTGAACATTCATTGCTGATGCGTCATTAAAACGTTTCCCACAGGTGCTGCATGAATATGGCTTCTCCCCTGAGTGGATCCTCATATGAGCATTTAATATTGCTGCATTACTAAAActtttcccacaggtgttgcACAAATATGGCTTCTCCCGTGTGTGGATCCTCATATGATTAATCCATGCTGTTGTATGCCTGAATCTTTTCCCACAGGTGCTGCATGAAAATggcttctcccctgtgtgggTCCTCATATGAGTATTCAATGATGATTTCTGACTGAATCTTTTCTCACAGGTGTTGCACGAAtacggcttctcacctgtgtggatcctcAGGTGTCTCTGAAGTCGTGACTTAAACTTAAAATCTGTTCCACAAGTGTCACATTTGTGAGACTTTTTAACTCTGTGAGGATTACAGTGAACCTCTGACAAGTTTGGGTTGTATATATTGTCACAGTGACTTTCGCTTTCCTTTGGCTTTAGGTCTGCGTCTCTACTTGATCCTGAGTCTCCatgctcacctcctctctgatctTGGCTCTCAGCTACATGAGAGCTGTTGGAGACGAGCTGCTGGTCACTTTCCTCATGAGCAGGAGTCAACATGAAGGCTTCAGTCTCCTCCTTCAGTACAAactgctctccctcctgtctgGTGTAgagttcctcctcttcctctttaatCTGAGGAGGTTCTGACTCCTCTTGGTCCAGACTGGAGATCCTCTCCTGGTCACAGagaacctcctcctcctcctcctccttctgacGGACATGTTGCTGTGGGAGCTCTTCAGGGACAGACAATAAAACGCTGCTGTGATGACAGAGATAAAATGCAGTCGTGCTAGCAAACTACCACCATTATATATTCAAACACCTGGGGTTGTACGCATACGGAATTCCTCTGTCttgttataataataacaagaataataatttatttttacacaccTATTCTGTGTAACTTTATTTCAGGTTTCCAGACGACATCCAGCAGTCTGCGCTGACGGTCGATCTCTTCTTCGTACTCGACGACAGTTTTTTCAACAACTCTGAATATTTCCTcggcagcagcagtcagtcgCTCGTTGACAAACTCTCTCAAGTATTTAACTGCAGACATTGTTGCTTCATTAAAATGAGATACCTACGATACAATGTTGCTTTCCAGCTAACTCAGTGCAGATgcgtctttcttcttcttcttcttcttcttcttcttcgtcttcttcttcttcttcttcttcttcttcttcttcttcttcttcttcttcttcttcttcttcttcttcttcttcttcttcgttgaCGGGTAACGGCGGCTTACATCCTTTGTGTCGCATTACTGCCCTCTTCTGGTGATAATTAGCTACAACAGTGTCTTGAATGAGCTCCAAATCTCCCAACACTGTTTCCAGTGGCCACAAACAGGACATATCACAGTTGGACAAATCTCCTTTAAACAGACACACGAGTCTCTTCTTGCTGCATCTCCTGATGTTTCCCCACTTTTCCAGCCGACCAGTAGCATTTGTTTGGTTGGGTGTCGATCTGCATGACTTCTTAAATGTGAGTAAACCCAGAGGCACGTCTTTTGTCTCAGATTGAAGGATAACTTTTTTTGCCCTTAGCCAAAATTCTTGCTTGTGAATTGTTTCTCAAACATAATACAGTAGAAGTATATGGACATACAAATATGGATATCAAAGCAATTGAAGAAAAACTCCCTCaaaattagatttatttttaaatgaaactgttcAAGACTTTATATCTGTGAAATTTATATGCAACCTTGCCCATCTGAGGGCAATCAGTGTTGTAAATATAAGTACAGCACTCAAGTACATggagttacattccaccactgcacacatgcacattcaaaaTGAGGCAGGCCCAAGAATCAAATGACCAAATGGGATTTAATCACACTTTTACTGAacatatcctttatacaatcatgtgttcacaaagtggtgaacctctctccatcctcgcttgtgaccaactgagcctttccaggaaggccctttcatacccaataatgatactatcacctgttaccaatcaacctgtttacctgtggaatgatccaaacaggtgtttttggagcattccacaactttcagtctttagttgctcctgtcccaacttgtttgaaacatgttgctgtcattaaattcagaaaaagcagatatttacaaaaatcaatgaagcagataaaatgttaaatatattgtctttgtataaACAAAGCTTTATTGttaaaatacatgcatgcaatgaaaaaacaaacacaatttgtGACCTATTTTCCTTTAGGAACTCCTCATAATATGCACTTGTAGGGGAACCAGTTCATTAAACCTCTAAGTTTAAACTGGGGCACtaaccttcctcagctcagaaggattttatttattatttcttgtaaTGCTGATTTATTAATAACGAATGAACTGAAGGTAGACCAGTCggataatctgaagtgtactGCCTACTGATTCCAATTGTCTCATGTCAAGTATCCAAAACCTAGCAGCTACcaacctctagatggcagtatggttccatggtagaaactcgaactaaaatcacagttttgtcattttataaactagaaacacaggaaaagcattgatatcaTACAGATTATGAGTTTAGTACTGTAAGAACATCCTAAGTTAACTCAAACATATCGATTACATTATCCTAGTGCGATACAAaaaaaggcacacagacatgcaaaaacagtttgctacaggaatgtctaatttataacctatcagcattatctgatttcgGAGATTCCTCTGAGTCCTGGTACTTATCCATTCAGGCGGTGTTGTTGTCCTTATCGGCTGTAAAGCAAAATTAGCATCTCCATGGCAACCTTTGAAGTTGAACTGTCTGTGCTTCCCGCTTCCCTGAAACAATGGGGGAAGGTGTTTCTGAGCCAGACTCTCTATTCACATACAGTCCTCTGCAcaaccaaaacatcaaatgccAGTTAAGACCAGACCTCCAGAGACACAATGTACTGAGCCAACGATAACACAACCTGgccaaaacatcaaatgacaAAGCTTTCGTGGACATTAAAACTGCTCAGCCTTTTCATTtggatgttgatgaaaagaatgtttttgtgaatgtCGTTCCTTTTCAAAAGGGGGAGAGTAGTAAGATGTTGATACACGTAGCAGTTACGGgaaaagcagtaaaacaaaaaaaacaatttaaaaaatctcACATCACCATGAGTAACCAGACTACTGTGCACACTTCACATGGAGTAAAAGCCTTTCTTGACTCCAGTGCATTCACACTATCAGCACATAGGATCCAAGGCCTACAACAGCTGCTTAACAaacctcacattcatttcattcatgcaGGAGCTAATATGGCCCTACAGATGGATACCAAACAAGATCATGACTGTGTAGCAGAAACTAATAAGGAACTGCAACTACACTACACTCTGCACAAGGAACCAATCGACAATGTTCAAATGATATTATATTGTGATGGACTCAGTCATCATAAACCGACTAGCACATTAGTGACATCATATGCTGTTGTAGAGGAAACATCAGCTGAAttagagacaaacacagatagTCTCTCAACCAGCATCAGCTCAAATGGCAGAATTAGTTGCGATAACAGAAACATGCAAATTAGCAAAAGGAAAGACTGTAACTATCTACACTGATTCGGCTTTTGCAGTCCAAGCTGTACACATGGTCATGTGTCATTGGAGAAGGAAAGGTTTTGTGACCTGTAATGGCAATTTCAGTTCCTTGTACTTCATCTACTTGAGACACCCCACATCCCATTTCCTCACCAGGATATCAggtccttttgtgttttaaattctgATGTCTAGATCTCTTAACATCTACATACAAAGTCCTGCAGGATGCCTCCAGTGTGAGCCACCCCCTAGGGAGTTAGCTCTCAGCAGACCtaaaggtgtgttttcacaccTTTGGGTAGGGGAGGCGCTcctgttagctttgaagctcggttcttttTTGGAAGCTCAAGAATGGTCCaaagaagtcttcagttcacagccaaagtatttattggaggtagggctgggccgatagaacgatagcgatatgtctcgcaatagacacgccatcaatatcaatataaaatgcgttcgataaaacattcgataattttttttttcttcgtcggaagaaacctgaagttgcgaagaGTTTGGTTGCATGAAtaaaggcactcgctctcaggtaaccgagcaacgcagggagtaatcgctaatcagtgaaagagacac from Chaetodon trifascialis isolate fChaTrf1 chromosome 6, fChaTrf1.hap1, whole genome shotgun sequence includes the following:
- the LOC139332032 gene encoding zinc finger protein 664-like isoform X2; the encoded protein is MSAVKYLREFVNERLTAAAEEIFRVVEKTVVEYEEEIDRQRRLLDVVWKPEIKLHRIELPQQHVRQKEEEEEEVLCDQERISSLDQEESEPPQIKEEEEELYTRQEGEQFVLKEETEAFMLTPAHEESDQQLVSNSSHVAESQDQRGGEHGDSGSSRDADLKPKESESHCDNIYNPNLSEVHCNPHRVKKSHKCDTCGTDFKFKSRLQRHLRIHTGEKPYSCNTCEKRFSQKSSLNTHMRTHTGEKPFSCSTCGKRFRHTTAWINHMRIHTREKPYLCNTCGKSFSNAAILNAHMRIHSGEKPYSCSTCGKRFNDASAMNVHMRIHTGEKPYSCSICGKRFRYTTPLNVHMRSHTGEKPCSCSTCGKSFNDASAMNVHMRIHTGKREAQTVQLQRLPWRC
- the LOC139332032 gene encoding zinc finger protein 135-like isoform X1 — translated: MSAVKYLREFVNERLTAAAEEIFRVVEKTVVEYEEEIDRQRRLLDVVWKPEIKLHRIELPQQHVRQKEEEEEEVLCDQERISSLDQEESEPPQIKEEEEELYTRQEGEQFVLKEETEAFMLTPAHEESDQQLVSNSSHVAESQDQRGGEHGDSGSSRDADLKPKESESHCDNIYNPNLSEVHCNPHRVKKSHKCDTCGTDFKFKSRLQRHLRIHTGEKPYSCNTCEKRFSQKSSLNTHMRTHTGEKPFSCSTCGKRFRHTTAWINHMRIHTREKPYLCNTCGKSFSNAAILNAHMRIHSGEKPYSCSTCGKRFNDASAMNVHMRIHTGEKPYSCSICGKRFRYTTPLNVHMRSHTGEKPCSCSTCGKSFNDASAMNVHMRIHTGEKPYSCSTCGKRFRRTTPLNVHMRIHTGEKPYSCNTCGKSFSNTTALNVHMRIHTGEKPYSCNTCGERFRHASGLNVHMRIHTGEKPCSCKTCGKDFRCVC